One region of Chryseobacterium sp. C-71 genomic DNA includes:
- the rffA gene encoding dTDP-4-amino-4,6-dideoxygalactose transaminase — protein sequence MIPFNKPFLTGKETQYIEEAVQSGKISGNGIFTQKCQHFFEDQYKFGKVLLTTSCTDALEMAAILANIEAGDEVIIPSYTFVSTALAFVRQGAKIIFADSYNDNPNIDADQIESLITLKTKAIVVVHYAGIACDMEKIMHIAERHQLIVIEDAAQAIDSFYTFSDGTKKALGSIGHLGAFSFHETKNIISGEGGMLTINDEQYIDRAEVIWEKGTNRSQFFRGEINKYGWVDTGSSFLPSEIISAFLWAQLENLKKIQQKRLQIWNQYYKNLKDVSFVQLPHIPEYATNNAHMFYLIFENIEQRSKMIKYLKDNNVLSVFHYLSLHKSDYYTDKHDGRSLQNSDNFENTLLRLPLYYDLSEPEINKVVSLIKNFFK from the coding sequence ATGATTCCATTTAATAAACCATTTTTAACAGGAAAAGAAACCCAATATATAGAAGAAGCCGTACAATCCGGAAAGATCTCAGGTAATGGAATTTTCACGCAGAAATGCCAGCATTTTTTTGAGGATCAATATAAATTTGGAAAAGTACTATTAACAACCTCCTGTACAGATGCACTTGAGATGGCAGCTATACTTGCCAATATTGAAGCTGGTGACGAAGTTATTATTCCCAGTTATACTTTTGTTTCCACTGCTTTGGCTTTTGTGAGACAAGGAGCCAAAATAATATTTGCAGATTCATACAATGATAATCCCAATATTGATGCTGATCAAATTGAGAGCTTAATAACATTAAAAACTAAGGCTATTGTGGTTGTTCATTATGCAGGAATAGCCTGTGACATGGAAAAAATAATGCATATAGCTGAGCGTCATCAACTGATTGTGATCGAAGATGCTGCACAAGCTATCGACAGCTTTTACACTTTTTCTGACGGCACAAAAAAAGCACTAGGCAGCATCGGACATCTTGGAGCATTTTCTTTTCATGAAACCAAAAATATAATTTCAGGCGAAGGAGGTATGCTAACCATAAATGACGAACAATATATTGACCGTGCAGAAGTCATTTGGGAGAAAGGAACAAACAGAAGTCAGTTTTTCAGAGGGGAAATCAATAAATACGGATGGGTAGATACCGGCTCATCTTTTTTACCTAGTGAAATAATTTCAGCATTTCTCTGGGCGCAGCTAGAAAATTTAAAAAAAATTCAGCAAAAAAGATTGCAAATATGGAATCAGTACTATAAAAATTTGAAAGATGTTTCTTTTGTACAATTACCTCACATCCCTGAATATGCGACTAATAATGCGCACATGTTTTATTTAATTTTTGAGAACATTGAACAGAGGTCTAAAATGATTAAATATCTTAAAGATAACAATGTTTTATCTGTTTTCCATTATCTATCGCTTCATAAGAGCGATTATTATACTGATAAACATGATGGAAGAAGTTTGCAAAATTCAGACAATTTTGAAAATACTCTATTGAGACTTCCATTATATTATGATCTATCAGAACCAGAAATCAACAAGGTGGTAAGTTTGATTAAAAACTTTTTTAAATAA